The following are from one region of the Advenella mimigardefordensis DPN7 genome:
- a CDS encoding response regulator — MARILVVDDEIGIRELLSEILYDEGHTVELAENASQARAARLRYRPDLVLLDIWMPDTDGVSLLKEWGSQGLLDMPVIMMSGHATVDTAVEATRIGAMDFLEKPITLQKLLKTVQAGLMRPHAKQVMAAATNGATRAPATTPAARPGVAAAPAAATVQGTPVAAEPEAPVQGSQLGSISLDQPLRDARDEFERVYFEYHLGRENHSMTRVSEKTGLERTHLYRKLRQLGIDSSRKRNS, encoded by the coding sequence ATGGCCAGAATTCTGGTGGTTGACGATGAAATTGGTATACGTGAACTTTTGTCGGAAATTTTATACGACGAAGGTCACACCGTAGAGCTTGCAGAGAATGCTTCGCAGGCACGTGCTGCTCGCCTGCGCTACAGGCCCGATCTGGTGCTTCTGGATATCTGGATGCCCGATACCGATGGCGTCAGCCTGCTCAAAGAGTGGGGCTCTCAGGGCTTGCTTGATATGCCCGTCATCATGATGAGCGGTCACGCAACAGTGGATACGGCCGTCGAAGCTACCCGCATTGGCGCCATGGATTTTCTTGAAAAACCCATTACGCTGCAAAAATTGCTCAAAACAGTGCAGGCCGGACTCATGCGGCCGCATGCCAAACAAGTGATGGCGGCCGCCACCAATGGCGCCACCCGGGCACCCGCAACTACCCCTGCCGCCAGACCTGGCGTGGCCGCAGCGCCTGCTGCTGCGACCGTTCAGGGTACGCCGGTTGCGGCAGAGCCCGAAGCGCCGGTGCAGGGATCGCAGTTGGGCAGCATTTCGCTTGACCAGCCTCTGCGCGATGCACGCGATGAATTTGAACGTGTCTATTTTGAATATCATCTGGGTCGTGAAAATCACAGCATGACCCGGGTTTCGGAAAAAACCGGCCTGGAGCGCACGCACCTGTATCGTAAGCTGCGTCAGCTGGGTATTGATTCCTCACGCAAACGTAATTCATGA
- the rsmB gene encoding 16S rRNA (cytosine(967)-C(5))-methyltransferase RsmB produces the protein MTRPVQPTASPQTGAVTPPLSELLLATAYVVQAIGEGRSLTDVLNAEPAHRRAAVQSLSFYVMRQLARGHALADLLLDRGLPNELAESLLTTALCLLSVQEREVQENPRVPVYEPYILVSQAVTAAGLDRKTAGFKGLINACLRRFEREREALLVEAYRRSNVRWGFPKWWIGRVRKAYPAQWEAILASSFQPGPLTLRVNTRKTSREALLAALHEQDIAASAIGDHGVLLDQPLPVTSIPGFEEGWWLVQDAGAQLAAGLLPVTDGMRVLDACAAPGGKTAGLLMQARLQLTALDIDRNRLERVAANLQRLGLHDEGVKLRAGNAIDLKSWWDGQSFDAILADVPCTASGIVRRHPDIRWLRQEQDIAETAALQRRIVSALWQTLKPGGILLYVTCSVFPEEGIEQAQWMLQTLEGAVALPAPGQLLPGQGQEHDGFFYSLLRKQGTTSGAGG, from the coding sequence ATGACCCGTCCCGTTCAGCCCACTGCTTCGCCCCAAACGGGGGCGGTTACTCCCCCGCTGAGCGAGCTTTTGCTGGCAACAGCATACGTCGTGCAGGCCATCGGTGAGGGTCGTTCCCTGACCGACGTGTTGAATGCCGAGCCGGCACATCGGCGTGCGGCGGTGCAGTCACTGTCATTTTATGTGATGCGCCAGCTGGCGCGCGGGCACGCGCTGGCAGACCTGCTTCTGGATCGCGGCTTACCTAACGAATTGGCGGAAAGTCTGCTGACCACAGCCTTGTGCCTGCTGTCGGTACAGGAGCGCGAAGTGCAGGAGAATCCGCGGGTGCCGGTATATGAGCCCTACATTCTGGTCAGTCAGGCAGTGACTGCCGCCGGTCTGGATCGAAAAACGGCGGGCTTCAAGGGCCTGATCAACGCCTGCCTGCGCCGCTTTGAACGGGAACGCGAAGCATTGCTTGTCGAGGCATACCGACGCAGCAATGTACGCTGGGGGTTTCCCAAATGGTGGATCGGCCGGGTTCGCAAGGCTTATCCGGCGCAGTGGGAGGCCATTCTGGCCAGTAGTTTTCAGCCGGGGCCACTCACTTTGCGCGTCAATACCCGAAAAACCAGTCGCGAGGCCTTGCTGGCGGCGCTGCACGAGCAGGATATTGCTGCCTCGGCTATCGGCGATCACGGCGTACTGCTGGATCAGCCGTTGCCCGTTACCAGCATTCCCGGGTTTGAAGAAGGCTGGTGGCTGGTGCAGGATGCGGGCGCGCAGCTGGCTGCCGGGCTATTGCCGGTAACCGATGGTATGCGCGTGCTGGATGCCTGCGCTGCGCCCGGTGGGAAGACGGCAGGTCTGCTGATGCAGGCCAGGCTGCAACTGACCGCGCTGGATATTGACCGCAACCGCCTGGAACGCGTCGCAGCCAATCTGCAGCGGCTTGGTTTACACGATGAGGGTGTGAAGCTGCGCGCCGGCAATGCGATTGATTTGAAATCCTGGTGGGACGGCCAGTCTTTTGACGCGATCCTTGCCGATGTGCCATGCACTGCGTCCGGTATCGTGCGTCGCCACCCCGATATCCGGTGGCTGCGTCAGGAACAGGATATTGCCGAGACCGCCGCACTGCAACGCCGTATTGTGTCGGCCCTGTGGCAGACACTCAAGCCTGGCGGCATATTACTGTATGTCACGTGTTCGGTTTTTCCAGAAGAGGGAATCGAACAGGCGCAGTGGATGCTGCAGACGCTTGAAGGCGCTGTTGCACTGCCTGCACCGGGCCAGCTGTTGCCCGGACAGGGGCAGGAACATGATGGATTTTTCTATTCACTGCTGCGTAAACAGGGCACCACCTCTGGCGCGGGCGGATAA
- a CDS encoding sensor histidine kinase produces the protein MKWVVRLVFIAAVLATLVLMGLLVRSTGNSSRLAQQYDLLLLLNGVLALALFLWVSMLTFRLIRQLRSRQFGARLTSRFALAFAVMAIIPGVVIYLLSVQFMSRSVESWFNVRVDSALQSGLTLGQASLDSQVGDLLSRARLMADDLSTVPDQELSVALTRLRENTTVGDALVFTVSGSRVVGFSSSSFGSLLPQMPPVSVLNQLRLSRSYARTEAVEGTDFENPQLRIRVIVPVFSNSFKLDAPLGASPEPYLLQLTRLVPDNIGSNLNEVQKGFRDYQELALSRQGIQKLYGITLTLALLVTLFTSIAVALAIARRLVQPLLTLASGTQAVAVGDYRPLPEPTAMDEIGLLTRSFNAMTRQLDEARRQVESNRIQLERSNAYLESVMAGLSSGVIVFDERFNVTTVNKGAQSILDVDLRSVPGRPLEVIDSLIEFTRQIRKAFADHAAVGSERHYWQEQITLSTSSESDETDDVTLLMRGTRLRIDGRPTGYVVVFDDISEVISANRARAWGEVARRLAHEIKNPLTPIQLSAERLAMKLEGHLDERNAGILARSTNTIINQVSSLKKMVDDFREYARTPPAQMQHVDINALISDLAILYGWDPDGTGHHDEPLYRHIRLDLTPGLPLAEADPTQLRQVLNNLLSNARDAMAEMVLEGDEPGITIRTTLTHSDKDQGTEGQAIRITLEDRGAGFSAKVLQTAFEPYVTTKAHGTGLGLPIVRKIIEEHGGRIDIANRKDGGARVSILLTRLTPKTGN, from the coding sequence ATCAAATGGGTGGTGCGGCTGGTATTTATTGCCGCTGTACTCGCCACTCTGGTGCTGATGGGGCTGCTGGTTCGCTCTACTGGTAATTCCTCCAGGCTGGCGCAGCAGTACGATCTGCTGTTGCTGCTCAACGGGGTACTGGCGCTTGCCTTATTCCTGTGGGTCTCCATGCTCACCTTCCGCCTGATCCGGCAGCTGCGCTCCAGGCAGTTCGGTGCGCGTCTTACGTCGCGTTTTGCGCTGGCCTTTGCGGTCATGGCCATTATTCCCGGGGTGGTGATCTATCTGCTGTCGGTGCAGTTCATGTCGCGTTCGGTCGAATCATGGTTCAACGTCCGGGTGGACAGCGCCCTGCAATCGGGCCTGACGCTGGGGCAGGCATCGCTCGATAGCCAGGTGGGCGATTTGCTGTCGCGCGCCCGGCTGATGGCCGATGATCTGTCGACGGTTCCGGATCAGGAATTGTCAGTTGCATTAACCCGTCTGCGTGAAAATACCACGGTGGGCGATGCCCTGGTGTTCACGGTCTCGGGCAGCCGTGTGGTCGGATTCTCCAGTTCTTCTTTTGGCAGTCTGCTGCCGCAAATGCCGCCGGTATCGGTGTTGAACCAGTTGCGGCTGTCGCGCTCCTATGCCCGCACCGAGGCCGTCGAAGGCACCGATTTCGAAAACCCGCAGTTGCGCATTCGGGTCATCGTGCCGGTGTTTTCCAATTCCTTCAAGCTTGACGCGCCCCTGGGCGCTTCGCCTGAGCCTTATCTGCTGCAGTTGACCCGCCTGGTGCCGGACAATATCGGCAGCAATCTGAATGAAGTGCAAAAGGGATTCCGCGATTACCAGGAACTGGCATTGTCGCGCCAGGGTATCCAGAAGCTGTATGGGATTACGCTGACGCTGGCGTTGCTGGTCACGCTGTTTACCTCCATCGCAGTGGCGCTGGCCATCGCGCGCCGCCTGGTCCAGCCGTTGCTGACGCTGGCCTCCGGCACCCAGGCGGTGGCCGTGGGCGACTATCGCCCGCTGCCCGAGCCGACGGCCATGGACGAGATCGGCCTGTTGACCCGTTCATTCAATGCCATGACGCGCCAGCTGGATGAGGCGCGCCGTCAGGTTGAAAGCAACCGTATTCAGCTGGAGCGTTCCAACGCGTACCTGGAAAGTGTGATGGCCGGTTTGTCGTCGGGGGTCATCGTTTTTGATGAACGCTTCAATGTGACGACCGTTAATAAAGGCGCGCAATCGATCCTGGACGTCGATCTGCGATCTGTGCCAGGGCGGCCACTGGAAGTGATCGATTCGCTAATTGAGTTCACCCGGCAGATTCGCAAGGCATTCGCGGATCATGCTGCCGTGGGGTCCGAACGCCACTACTGGCAGGAGCAGATCACGCTATCGACCAGTAGCGAAAGTGATGAAACCGACGATGTTACCTTGTTGATGCGCGGTACGCGGCTGCGCATTGACGGGCGTCCTACGGGCTATGTGGTGGTGTTCGACGATATTTCAGAAGTGATTTCGGCCAACCGGGCGCGTGCCTGGGGCGAAGTGGCGCGACGACTGGCGCATGAAATCAAAAACCCGCTCACGCCGATTCAGTTGTCGGCCGAACGCCTGGCCATGAAGCTGGAAGGGCATCTGGACGAACGCAATGCAGGGATTCTGGCGCGCTCGACCAATACGATTATCAATCAGGTGTCGTCACTGAAAAAAATGGTGGATGATTTCCGCGAGTACGCACGTACGCCGCCCGCGCAAATGCAGCATGTGGACATCAATGCCCTGATATCCGATCTGGCCATCCTGTACGGCTGGGACCCGGATGGTACCGGCCACCATGACGAACCGCTGTACCGCCACATCCGCCTGGACCTGACGCCCGGCCTGCCGCTGGCCGAAGCGGATCCCACCCAGTTGCGCCAGGTGCTGAATAATCTGCTGTCCAACGCGCGTGATGCCATGGCCGAGATGGTGCTTGAAGGCGATGAACCCGGGATCACCATTCGCACCACGCTTACGCACTCCGACAAGGATCAGGGCACGGAAGGACAGGCGATTCGTATTACACTGGAGGACAGAGGCGCTGGATTTTCTGCCAAGGTATTGCAGACTGCCTTTGAGCCCTATGTCACGACCAAAGCGCATGGAACCGGCCTGGGTTTGCCTATCGTGCGTAAAATAATTGAGGAGCATGGGGGCCGGATTGATATTGCCAATCGGAAGGATGGCGGTGCGCGTGTCTCAATATTACTCACGCGGCTGACTCCGAAAACAGGCAATTAG
- a CDS encoding DUF4390 domain-containing protein has translation MKTQPASMSIAFFLRLVLIVLLGFVVSGGAALHAQPAAADSVTGTITDSDATTVATINSVDIQQQGNDYVLNADVDLPLSHQLQVAAQHGVPLYFTVEFRLVQPRWWWFDEPVYDRSQTWRVAYNALVRQWRVTSGDYSVPEMSLDDALQTITRIQNWPVGPFPDLDPNQHYEAQFRMKLDTSLLPRPFRMDALGGRAWALSTPWKNFAFHFSATAPRP, from the coding sequence ATGAAAACCCAGCCCGCTTCCATGTCAATTGCATTTTTTCTCAGGCTTGTGCTGATCGTACTGCTGGGATTTGTCGTTAGTGGCGGCGCCGCTTTGCACGCCCAGCCGGCAGCGGCTGATAGTGTCACAGGTACCATCACCGATAGCGACGCTACGACAGTGGCGACCATCAACAGCGTCGACATTCAGCAGCAGGGCAATGACTATGTTCTGAATGCCGATGTTGATCTGCCGCTATCGCATCAATTGCAGGTAGCCGCTCAGCATGGTGTACCGCTTTATTTCACGGTGGAGTTCCGGCTGGTGCAGCCGCGCTGGTGGTGGTTTGATGAACCCGTGTATGATCGGTCGCAAACCTGGCGGGTGGCCTATAACGCGCTGGTGCGGCAGTGGCGCGTGACTTCGGGCGACTACTCGGTGCCGGAAATGTCGCTGGATGATGCCCTGCAAACCATTACCCGCATCCAGAACTGGCCGGTAGGGCCGTTCCCGGATCTTGACCCCAATCAGCATTATGAAGCGCAGTTTCGCATGAAACTGGATACGTCTCTTTTACCTCGGCCATTTCGGATGGATGCCCTGGGCGGACGCGCCTGGGCCTTATCAACACCATGGAAAAATTTCGCCTTTCACTTTTCGGCAACCGCGCCCAGGCCCTGA
- the trkA gene encoding Trk system potassium transporter TrkA yields the protein MKILILGAGRVGASVAENLVSEKNDITIVDTDGERLRYLQERFDLRGVQGDAAMPEVLRSAGADDTDLLVACAATDPVNLVACRIAKDVFNIPRRISRVRSHDYSSNVELIKESFGVDSVISPEDSVTTYLHSLIEFPEALQVVEFGNGRLSLLIIRIGRISPLINLRVNRTGENLPNLNARVLEIFRNGASVALDHESKIQQGDELVVAVDTQEGKQAVAKLQYASRKVRTVMIAGGGNIGFRLARKLSEGGYNVRILEASKARCETLASLLPSKTLVLQGDATDESLLDNENIEEMDTFLAVTNDDEDNIMSSLLAKRLGARKVIALINRKAYGELMEGSLIDIAVSPSQATIGALLRDVRQGAVVTGHRLRWGNAEAIEFEVNGDRKSSQVVGKSIHDLKLPKTAIVAAILREDEVILPEPSTVIQPGDHVVVFAGNRHDMRRVEKLFQVSVFFF from the coding sequence ATGAAAATCCTGATCCTTGGCGCGGGCCGCGTTGGCGCGAGCGTCGCCGAGAATCTTGTATCTGAAAAAAACGATATCACCATTGTCGATACCGACGGCGAACGCCTGCGCTACCTGCAGGAGCGCTTCGATTTGCGCGGCGTCCAGGGCGATGCTGCCATGCCCGAGGTGCTGCGCTCAGCCGGAGCCGACGACACCGATCTGCTGGTGGCCTGTGCGGCCACCGATCCGGTGAATCTGGTTGCCTGCCGGATCGCCAAGGATGTTTTCAATATCCCGCGCCGTATTTCCCGAGTCAGAAGCCATGACTATTCAAGCAACGTTGAACTGATCAAGGAAAGTTTCGGGGTGGACTCTGTGATCAGTCCCGAAGACAGCGTCACCACCTATCTGCACAGTCTGATCGAATTTCCCGAAGCCCTGCAGGTGGTGGAGTTCGGTAATGGTCGCTTAAGCCTGCTGATCATTCGCATCGGACGCATCAGCCCCCTGATCAATCTGCGCGTTAACCGGACCGGCGAGAATCTGCCCAATCTGAATGCCCGCGTGCTGGAAATTTTCCGCAACGGCGCATCGGTTGCGCTGGATCACGAGTCAAAGATCCAGCAGGGCGACGAGCTGGTCGTGGCCGTGGACACGCAGGAAGGCAAGCAGGCCGTTGCCAAACTTCAATATGCCTCGCGCAAGGTGCGCACCGTGATGATTGCCGGCGGGGGCAATATCGGCTTTCGGCTGGCCCGCAAGCTGTCGGAAGGCGGTTATAACGTGCGTATTCTGGAAGCCAGCAAGGCACGCTGCGAAACGCTGGCGTCCCTGCTACCCAGCAAAACCCTGGTTTTACAGGGCGATGCGACCGACGAGTCACTGCTGGACAATGAAAACATCGAAGAGATGGATACCTTCCTGGCGGTCACCAATGATGATGAAGACAATATCATGTCGTCGTTGCTGGCCAAGCGTCTGGGGGCGCGCAAGGTGATTGCGCTGATCAACCGCAAGGCGTACGGTGAATTGATGGAGGGCAGCCTGATCGATATTGCGGTCTCGCCTTCTCAGGCCACCATTGGTGCCTTGTTGCGCGATGTGCGACAGGGAGCCGTGGTTACCGGGCACCGGCTGCGCTGGGGAAATGCCGAGGCCATCGAATTTGAAGTGAATGGTGACCGGAAAAGCTCTCAGGTGGTCGGCAAATCCATTCATGATCTCAAATTGCCCAAGACAGCGATCGTGGCCGCGATCCTGCGTGAAGATGAAGTGATCCTGCCCGAGCCGTCAACCGTGATTCAGCCTGGCGATCATGTAGTGGTCTTTGCCGGCAACCGGCATGATATGCGTCGGGTAGAGAAGCTCTTCCAGGTTTCCGTGTTTTTCTTCTAG